Proteins from a single region of Negativicutes bacterium:
- a CDS encoding aminomethyl-transferring glycine dehydrogenase codes for GVNPIAAAILKTPRDCGADIAVGEGQPLGLPLAFGGPYLGFMATTNALIRRLPGRIVGETVDHAGKRAFVLTLQAREQHIRREKASSNVCSNQALCALTAAVYCSAMGPDGLQEVAEQCHAKAHYAARQISAIPGFALRYQGEFFHEFLTETPCCAETVLEKLAEKDILGGYPVSGGILWCVTEMNSKTQIDALTAVLKEVGSTCS; via the coding sequence TGGGTGTCAATCCCATTGCCGCAGCCATATTAAAAACGCCGCGGGACTGCGGCGCTGATATCGCCGTTGGCGAAGGGCAGCCGCTGGGTTTGCCTTTAGCCTTTGGCGGTCCTTATTTGGGATTTATGGCTACGACAAATGCTTTGATTCGCAGATTACCTGGTCGCATCGTCGGGGAAACCGTTGATCACGCAGGCAAACGTGCCTTTGTTTTGACTCTGCAAGCCAGAGAACAGCATATCCGGCGTGAAAAAGCCTCCTCGAATGTCTGCTCCAATCAGGCTCTGTGCGCCCTGACCGCAGCCGTTTATTGTTCTGCCATGGGACCGGACGGTCTGCAGGAAGTGGCCGAACAATGTCATGCCAAGGCGCATTATGCCGCCCGGCAAATATCCGCCATCCCGGGTTTTGCACTGCGTTATCAAGGAGAATTTTTTCATGAATTTCTCACGGAAACCCCCTGCTGCGCTGAAACGGTATTGGAAAAACTGGCCGAGAAAGATATCTTAGGTGGTTATCCCGTTTCCGGCGGTATTCTTTGGTGCGTTACCGAAATGAATTCCAAGACTCAAATTGATGCCTTGACCGCTGTTTTGAAGGAGGTCGGTTCAACATGCAGCTAA
- the gcvPB gene encoding aminomethyl-transferring glycine dehydrogenase subunit GcvPB, whose product MQLIFERSRSGRSCSILPACDVEKTALPEAMRRAFAPRLPMVSEIDLSRHYSELEKHIHGVNDGFYPLGSCTMKYNPQINEEIAALAGFTGVHPLQPSDTVQGSLEVLAATKAILCEITGMDDMTFQPAAGAHGELTGMLMIKAYHQSKGQSKRNKIIVPDTAHGTNPASAAMAGFTVISIASNAKGCVDLDLLRQAVGPDTAGLMLTNPNTVGIFDENILEITKIIHEAGGLNYYDGANLNAIMGIVRPGEMGFDVIHLNLHKSFATPHGGGGPGSGPVGCKAFLAPFLPLNNPAIAADGTYCLSQPEQSIGSVRTFYGNFLVVVKALTYLLTLGAEGIPEVAANAVLNANYLRVLLSEKYEIAFNGICMHEFVISLARLHQQNGVSAMDIAKAILDNGMHPPTMYFPMIVQEALMVEPTETEAKETLDAAAAIYLAIYEEALANPQSLHDAPITTPVGRLDEVGAARNPRVRYQF is encoded by the coding sequence ATGCAGCTAATTTTTGAACGCAGTCGCAGCGGCAGAAGCTGTTCTATCCTGCCTGCTTGTGATGTCGAAAAAACCGCCCTGCCGGAAGCGATGAGAAGAGCTTTTGCACCCCGGCTGCCGATGGTTTCGGAAATTGACCTCAGCCGTCATTACTCTGAACTGGAAAAACATATTCATGGGGTAAATGACGGTTTCTACCCCCTCGGTTCCTGCACGATGAAATACAATCCGCAGATCAATGAAGAAATAGCCGCCTTAGCGGGTTTTACCGGGGTCCATCCACTGCAGCCCAGCGATACTGTCCAGGGCAGCCTTGAGGTTTTGGCAGCCACCAAAGCGATTTTGTGTGAGATCACCGGTATGGATGATATGACTTTCCAACCGGCCGCCGGAGCGCACGGGGAATTGACGGGCATGCTGATGATCAAAGCTTATCATCAGAGCAAAGGTCAGAGCAAGCGCAACAAAATCATCGTGCCGGATACGGCGCATGGCACCAATCCTGCTTCTGCTGCGATGGCCGGTTTCACTGTGATCAGCATCGCCTCCAACGCCAAAGGCTGCGTCGATCTGGATTTGCTGCGGCAGGCAGTCGGACCTGATACAGCCGGTCTGATGTTGACCAATCCCAACACGGTGGGGATCTTTGATGAAAACATTCTGGAAATCACCAAAATCATCCATGAAGCCGGCGGTCTCAATTATTATGACGGCGCGAATCTCAACGCGATTATGGGCATCGTCCGTCCGGGTGAGATGGGCTTTGACGTGATTCACTTGAATTTGCATAAATCCTTTGCTACTCCGCATGGCGGTGGCGGACCCGGTTCCGGTCCGGTCGGCTGCAAGGCTTTTTTGGCGCCCTTTTTACCGCTGAATAATCCGGCAATCGCAGCGGATGGTACCTACTGCCTCAGTCAGCCGGAGCAATCCATCGGCAGCGTCAGGACCTTCTATGGCAATTTCCTGGTTGTGGTCAAGGCGCTGACTTATCTATTGACCTTAGGCGCCGAAGGGATCCCCGAAGTTGCCGCCAATGCGGTTTTAAACGCCAATTACCTGCGCGTTCTCTTGTCTGAAAAATATGAGATTGCCTTCAATGGGATTTGTATGCACGAATTCGTCATCAGCCTGGCGCGTCTGCATCAGCAAAATGGTGTATCCGCCATGGATATTGCTAAAGCAATTCTCGATAACGGCATGCATCCCCCCACCATGTATTTCCCGATGATTGTGCAAGAAGCGCTCATGGTAGAACCGACCGAGACAGAAGCGAAAGAAACCTTAGACGCGGCGGCGGCAATTTATCTCGCCATCTATGAGGAGGCCCTAGCCAATCCACAATCCCTGCACGATGCCCCCATCACAACACCAGTCGGCCGTTTGGATGAAGTCGGTGCTGCCCGCAACCCGAGAGTAAGATATCAATTCTAG